Proteins encoded within one genomic window of Catenulispora sp. MAP5-51:
- a CDS encoding sugar ABC transporter permease, with product MSAATESVKPTGSVKSAERGRGTAAAESRARYSRSKRSPLASIAIHATLIAASFIAVFPIAWVALTSLKTGNGQWAHPGDFSHLNFGNYTQVLNDTDFLTWFRNSLIISLGTMVLGVFIAATCGYAVSRMRFPGFRATMWLLLVVQMFPVAVLIVPLYNIMSKLHLVNSFAGLILVYCTTAVPYCAWMLKGYFDTIPIDIDEAGKVDGLSPFGTFWRLVLPLARPGLAVVAFYSFLTAWAEVAFANTFMQSTDKYTLAVGLRTFVSQYTDQWGLMTAASVLIAIPAGVMFLLVQRNLVAGLTSGSAKG from the coding sequence ATGAGCGCCGCCACCGAGTCCGTGAAGCCCACCGGGTCCGTGAAGTCCGCCGAGCGCGGTCGTGGTACCGCGGCCGCCGAGTCGCGGGCCAGGTATTCGCGCTCCAAGCGCTCGCCGCTGGCGTCGATCGCGATCCACGCCACGCTGATCGCCGCGTCCTTCATAGCGGTGTTCCCGATCGCCTGGGTCGCGCTGACCTCGCTGAAGACCGGCAACGGCCAGTGGGCCCACCCGGGCGACTTCAGCCACCTGAACTTCGGCAACTACACCCAGGTGCTGAACGACACCGACTTCCTCACCTGGTTCCGCAACTCGCTGATCATCTCGCTGGGCACCATGGTCCTGGGCGTGTTCATCGCGGCCACGTGCGGCTACGCCGTCTCCCGCATGCGCTTCCCGGGCTTCCGCGCCACGATGTGGCTGCTGCTGGTGGTCCAGATGTTCCCGGTCGCGGTGCTGATCGTGCCGCTGTACAACATCATGTCCAAGCTGCACCTGGTGAACTCCTTCGCCGGGCTGATCCTCGTGTACTGCACCACCGCGGTGCCGTACTGCGCGTGGATGCTCAAGGGCTACTTCGACACCATCCCGATCGACATCGACGAGGCCGGCAAGGTCGACGGGCTCTCGCCGTTCGGCACCTTCTGGCGCCTGGTGCTCCCGCTGGCCCGGCCGGGGCTGGCCGTCGTCGCCTTCTACTCCTTCCTCACCGCGTGGGCCGAGGTGGCCTTCGCCAACACGTTCATGCAGAGCACGGACAAGTACACGCTGGCCGTGGGCCTGCGGACCTTCGTCTCGCAGTACACCGACCAATGGGGCCTGATGACCGCGGCGTCGGTGCTGATCGCGATCCCGGCCGGCGTGATGTTCCTGCTCGTCCAGCGCAACCTGGTGGCCGGCCTGACCTCCGGCAGCGCCAAGGGCTGA
- a CDS encoding LuxR C-terminal-related transcriptional regulator, whose product MTIALPGPAPRPRPLPTAEPLSPEDYRRVVGVVEAVDRAGDLAEFRERLVTALQSWFGYNGVTVLHGDTAAEAVESGCGVLAGYSAEFLRTYDAEGWERRDPFRDEGFLRRLGEIGVVRLTDVAEGSRFRDEFLLPRGIADKAAMLIDAAPSGVLWVGLAVPVPAPVQAAGAARVPDRDLAVLHVLRRHLAPLAAEQLARHRAREATRGDWDLTPREWDVADLAAQGLTNRQIAARLFIGVDTVKKHLTRVLAATSCGSRTQLAVLFTARDTPS is encoded by the coding sequence GTGACCATCGCGCTGCCCGGCCCCGCGCCGCGTCCCCGTCCCCTGCCCACCGCGGAGCCGCTCAGCCCGGAGGACTACCGGCGGGTGGTCGGGGTGGTGGAGGCCGTGGACCGCGCCGGGGATCTGGCCGAGTTCCGGGAGCGGCTGGTCACGGCGTTGCAGAGCTGGTTCGGCTACAACGGCGTGACGGTGTTGCACGGCGACACCGCGGCCGAGGCCGTCGAGAGCGGCTGCGGGGTGCTGGCCGGCTATTCGGCCGAGTTCCTGCGCACGTATGACGCCGAGGGCTGGGAGCGGCGCGACCCGTTCCGCGACGAGGGCTTCCTGCGGCGGCTGGGCGAGATCGGCGTGGTGCGGCTGACCGATGTCGCCGAGGGCTCCCGCTTCCGGGACGAGTTCCTGCTGCCGCGCGGGATCGCCGACAAGGCCGCGATGCTCATCGACGCCGCGCCGTCCGGGGTGCTCTGGGTCGGCCTCGCCGTGCCGGTGCCGGCGCCGGTACAGGCGGCGGGGGCGGCCCGCGTCCCCGACCGCGATCTCGCCGTGCTCCACGTGCTGCGCCGGCATCTGGCCCCGCTGGCCGCCGAGCAGCTGGCGCGGCACCGGGCGCGCGAGGCGACGCGGGGCGACTGGGACCTGACGCCCCGGGAGTGGGACGTCGCGGACCTCGCCGCGCAGGGGCTGACCAACCGGCAGATCGCCGCGCGGCTGTTCATCGGCGTGGACACCGTGAAGAAGCACCTGACGCGCGTCCTGGCCGCCACCTCTTGCGGCAGCCGGACCCAGCTCGCGGTGCTGTTCACCGCGCGCGACACGCCGAGCTGA
- a CDS encoding SDR family NAD(P)-dependent oxidoreductase: MDTMTDAIRTPRRWFITGANSGFGFALVHAALAAGDEVVAAVRRPETMAELAAASAGRVSVVELDVSKHEHLAAAVEAAGRVDVLVNNAGFGIVGAIEETSEAELRNTMEVMFFAPLELTRLVLPQMRARRSGTVVQLTSMGGMLSFPGVGAYSAAKGALELASEALAAEVAPLGIKVLIVEPGAFRTGFAAPAALQAVDARIADYDPTAGATRDGLPTSHGAQEGDPAKAAAAVLDVLEWKEPPLRLALGNDAVDAIRGKLAAVGADLDATEHLGRAMTA; the protein is encoded by the coding sequence ATGGACACCATGACAGACGCAATCCGCACCCCCCGCCGCTGGTTCATCACCGGAGCCAACAGCGGTTTCGGCTTCGCCCTGGTCCACGCCGCCCTGGCCGCCGGCGACGAGGTGGTCGCCGCCGTCCGACGCCCGGAGACGATGGCCGAGCTGGCGGCGGCCTCCGCCGGACGCGTATCAGTGGTCGAACTCGATGTGAGCAAGCACGAGCACCTCGCCGCCGCCGTGGAAGCCGCGGGCCGCGTCGACGTCCTGGTGAACAACGCCGGCTTCGGCATCGTCGGCGCCATCGAGGAGACCAGCGAGGCCGAACTCCGCAACACCATGGAAGTGATGTTCTTCGCCCCGCTCGAACTGACCCGCCTGGTCCTGCCGCAGATGCGGGCCCGCCGCAGCGGCACTGTCGTCCAGCTGACCAGCATGGGCGGCATGCTCTCCTTCCCCGGCGTCGGCGCCTACAGCGCCGCGAAGGGCGCCCTGGAACTGGCCAGCGAGGCCCTGGCCGCCGAGGTGGCGCCGCTGGGGATCAAGGTCCTGATCGTCGAACCGGGCGCCTTCCGCACCGGCTTCGCCGCCCCGGCCGCTCTCCAGGCGGTGGACGCGCGCATCGCGGACTACGACCCCACCGCCGGCGCGACGCGCGACGGCCTGCCGACCAGCCACGGCGCGCAGGAAGGCGACCCGGCGAAGGCCGCCGCGGCGGTGCTGGACGTGCTGGAGTGGAAGGAGCCGCCGCTGCGCCTCGCGCTGGGGAACGACGCGGTGGACGCGATCCGCGGGAAGCTGGCGGCGGTCGGCGCCGATCTGGACGCGACCGAGCACCTCGGGCGGGCCATGACGGCGTGA
- a CDS encoding NAD-binding protein, with protein MGDLFIVVGGNALANRLTVELTRQYGVRTAAIVPAQETPYTIQIAKVLGAENTIADAYVSEEALRQAGIDQAQAIAFVDGDDRTNIHAAMRAAALRPGIRVVIRMFNQRLGVHIAQLVDNCTVLSASATAAPAFVNAALQRPQSVSAGGRALRVAIGADIDMRQTPFLIADGIDRDRQSEIEVLPVAAARSRTQEWMLLQERSPRHAALQFLDVTDMVVQGNVYKASPAARLLWRASDTLKFFTSAKLRTILMAAVATLAVSFTGIWLLARPFGWALYESLLDVAGSAVPDTYGQPSSVGGNLQRLFQVAITLSGIVLMPVVTAVFVESTATRRNVRTRQPSTGLRGHVVVVGLGNAGTRVTALFRELGVPVVGIERDADARGIAAARGLDVPAVVGDRPIDDALRRAQIGRARAVVAVTGDDVTNLEAALEARAINPEVRVVVRLFDDDFASHVYKEFGNTASRSVSYLAAPAFAAAMMGREVLGTLSVYRKVLLIAEVAVEAASELAGQEQRGLDKPGLTRVLAVRRAGSTTFDWSGADRGRKLAAGDRLILAATRAGFGALAGRVGDGNEGNTEAEQESGD; from the coding sequence ATGGGGGACTTGTTCATCGTGGTAGGGGGCAACGCTCTCGCCAACCGGCTCACCGTCGAGTTGACCAGGCAGTACGGCGTCCGGACGGCGGCCATCGTGCCCGCCCAGGAGACGCCGTACACCATCCAGATAGCCAAGGTGCTCGGCGCGGAGAACACGATCGCCGACGCCTACGTGTCCGAGGAGGCCCTGCGCCAGGCCGGGATCGACCAGGCGCAGGCCATCGCGTTCGTCGACGGCGACGACCGGACCAACATCCACGCCGCCATGCGCGCCGCGGCCCTGCGCCCCGGTATCAGGGTCGTGATCCGGATGTTCAACCAGCGGCTCGGCGTCCACATCGCGCAGCTGGTGGACAACTGCACGGTGCTGTCGGCCTCGGCCACCGCCGCGCCGGCGTTCGTCAACGCGGCCCTGCAGCGCCCGCAGTCGGTCAGCGCCGGGGGCCGGGCGCTGCGGGTGGCCATCGGCGCGGACATCGACATGCGGCAGACGCCGTTCCTGATCGCCGACGGCATAGACCGGGACCGGCAGTCCGAGATCGAGGTGCTGCCGGTGGCGGCGGCGCGCAGCCGCACCCAGGAGTGGATGCTGCTGCAGGAGCGCTCGCCCCGGCACGCGGCGTTGCAGTTCCTGGACGTCACCGACATGGTCGTGCAAGGGAACGTATACAAAGCTTCACCTGCGGCGCGGCTGCTGTGGCGCGCGTCGGACACGCTGAAGTTCTTCACCAGCGCCAAGCTGCGCACCATCCTGATGGCCGCGGTGGCCACGCTGGCGGTGTCGTTCACCGGGATCTGGCTGCTGGCGCGGCCGTTCGGCTGGGCTTTGTACGAGTCCCTGCTCGACGTCGCCGGGTCCGCGGTCCCGGACACCTACGGCCAGCCGAGCTCGGTCGGCGGGAACCTCCAGCGGTTGTTCCAGGTGGCGATCACGCTGTCCGGCATCGTCCTGATGCCGGTGGTGACCGCGGTGTTCGTGGAGAGCACCGCGACCCGGCGCAACGTGCGCACCCGGCAGCCGAGCACCGGCCTTCGCGGGCACGTGGTGGTGGTGGGCCTGGGCAACGCCGGAACCCGGGTCACGGCGCTGTTCCGCGAGCTCGGCGTGCCGGTGGTGGGCATCGAGCGCGACGCCGACGCCCGCGGGATCGCGGCGGCGCGCGGTCTGGACGTCCCGGCGGTGGTCGGCGACCGGCCGATCGACGACGCCCTGCGCCGCGCCCAGATCGGCCGGGCCCGCGCGGTCGTGGCGGTCACCGGCGACGACGTGACCAACCTGGAGGCGGCGCTGGAGGCCCGGGCCATCAACCCCGAGGTGCGGGTGGTGGTGCGGCTGTTCGACGACGACTTCGCCTCGCACGTCTACAAGGAGTTCGGCAACACCGCCTCCCGCTCGGTGTCCTACCTCGCCGCCCCGGCCTTCGCCGCCGCGATGATGGGGCGCGAGGTACTGGGGACGCTGTCGGTGTATCGCAAGGTCCTGCTGATCGCCGAGGTCGCGGTCGAGGCCGCCTCCGAACTGGCCGGGCAGGAGCAGCGCGGCCTGGACAAGCCGGGCCTGACGCGGGTCCTGGCGGTGCGGCGGGCCGGGAGCACGACGTTCGACTGGTCGGGGGCCGACCGCGGCCGCAAGCTCGCGGCCGGCGACCGGCTGATCCTGGCGGCCACGCGGGCCGGTTTCGGCGCTCTGGCAGGGCGCGTCGGAGACGGGAATGAGGGGAATACGGAAGCGGAGCAGGAATCAGGAGACTGA
- a CDS encoding SCO5389 family protein, giving the protein MSLDVAPRLLEQAEAGEVDQTAFADTVAASLPYAHTMVEKLAAELHADPAKQFADNQIAPSEAERGQLLRALASDSIRGSLERRFAVKLAFQNCHRVAVFRPEAADSEAYRRFTSERSQILNQSPEFRDC; this is encoded by the coding sequence ATGTCCCTGGACGTCGCACCCCGCCTGCTCGAGCAGGCCGAGGCCGGAGAGGTGGACCAGACCGCGTTCGCCGACACCGTCGCGGCCTCGCTCCCGTACGCCCACACCATGGTCGAGAAGCTCGCCGCGGAACTGCACGCCGACCCCGCCAAGCAGTTCGCGGACAACCAGATCGCCCCGTCCGAGGCCGAGCGCGGCCAACTCCTGCGCGCTCTCGCCTCCGATTCCATCCGCGGCAGCCTGGAACGGCGCTTCGCGGTGAAGCTCGCCTTCCAGAACTGCCACCGCGTCGCGGTGTTCCGTCCGGAGGCCGCCGACTCGGAGGCGTACCGGCGTTTCACGTCGGAGCGGTCGCAGATCCTGAACCAGTCGCCGGAGTTCCGGGACTGCTGA
- a CDS encoding carbohydrate kinase family protein, producing MSQDAEFDVMVVGGAGIDTIVRVPDLPLPYADSLMVDPIESYVAHTGTAVALGTRALGLRVKFVDFLGEDTFGDLVRRRFDEEKLDFSWLPSAAGTTRAVNLVSADGRRMSFYDPRGVPGQRLPEDFYEGWLARTRHVHVCITGHARHVLPVALRHTATISTDLHDWDGVADHHKDFAYAADHVFMSAANLGERRDAVLTEVLARGRARTVVATDGARGAYLALPDGIRHFPAVTPPAPVVDSNGAGDAFVSGFMSGVLRGVPVEECMRRGLLAGAFACTVHGTAERFATETDLC from the coding sequence ATGTCACAGGATGCTGAGTTCGATGTCATGGTGGTCGGCGGCGCGGGGATCGACACGATCGTCCGCGTCCCGGACCTGCCGCTGCCGTACGCGGACTCGCTGATGGTGGACCCGATCGAGTCCTACGTCGCGCACACCGGGACGGCCGTGGCGCTCGGAACAAGAGCGTTGGGCCTGCGGGTGAAGTTCGTGGACTTCCTCGGCGAGGACACCTTCGGCGATCTGGTGCGGCGCCGCTTCGACGAGGAGAAGCTGGACTTCTCCTGGCTCCCGTCGGCCGCCGGCACCACCCGCGCGGTGAACCTGGTGTCGGCCGACGGACGGCGCATGTCGTTCTATGACCCGCGCGGCGTGCCGGGGCAGCGGCTGCCGGAGGACTTCTACGAGGGCTGGCTCGCCCGGACGCGGCATGTGCACGTCTGCATCACCGGTCACGCGCGGCACGTCCTGCCAGTGGCCCTGCGCCACACGGCGACGATCTCCACGGACCTGCACGACTGGGACGGCGTCGCCGACCACCACAAGGACTTCGCCTACGCGGCCGACCACGTCTTCATGAGCGCCGCGAACCTCGGCGAGCGCCGCGACGCGGTGCTGACCGAGGTGCTGGCCCGTGGCCGCGCCCGGACCGTCGTCGCCACCGACGGCGCGCGCGGTGCGTACCTGGCGTTGCCGGACGGGATCCGGCACTTCCCGGCCGTCACCCCGCCGGCCCCCGTTGTGGACAGCAACGGAGCCGGGGACGCGTTCGTGAGCGGGTTCATGTCCGGGGTGCTGCGCGGGGTGCCGGTGGAGGAGTGCATGCGGCGCGGGCTGCTGGCCGGGGCCTTCGCCTGCACAGTCCACGGGACGGCGGAGCGGTTCGCGACTGAGACCGATCTGTGTTGA
- a CDS encoding carbohydrate ABC transporter permease gives MRPLKSLGRSFDKYWYGWAMAAPVVIVMLVLVGYPFVWGLYLSTTNADESNIGHDIGVNHIPPSYKSVGLHNYWDILSGSDGHFYSTLTWTLIWTFVNVFLHITIGLGLAVLLNRKIRFRGGYRLMLILPWAIPGFVAAFAWRLLYNDNGVFNSVLKFFGMHGVQWLAQPTSAKIAVIAVNVWLGVPFMMVSFLGGLQTIPKELYEAAEMDGATAWQRFRMVTMPGLRPVMMTVTLLGVIWTFNKFDVIFLVTGGGPAGSTDILVTHAYQIAFANIRQYAEAASYGVVILSMLLVFATVYRRSQAKLEVQA, from the coding sequence TCCTGGTCGGCTACCCCTTCGTCTGGGGCCTGTACCTGTCGACCACCAACGCCGACGAGTCCAACATCGGCCACGACATCGGCGTGAACCACATCCCGCCGAGCTACAAGTCGGTCGGCCTGCACAACTACTGGGACATCCTGTCCGGCAGCGACGGGCACTTCTACAGCACCCTGACGTGGACGCTGATCTGGACCTTCGTCAACGTCTTCCTGCACATCACCATCGGCCTGGGGCTGGCGGTGCTGTTGAACCGCAAGATCCGGTTCCGCGGCGGCTACCGGCTGATGCTGATCCTGCCGTGGGCGATCCCCGGCTTCGTGGCGGCCTTCGCCTGGCGCCTGCTCTACAACGACAACGGCGTGTTCAACTCCGTGCTGAAGTTCTTCGGGATGCACGGCGTGCAGTGGCTGGCCCAGCCGACCTCGGCGAAGATCGCGGTGATCGCGGTGAACGTCTGGTTGGGCGTGCCGTTCATGATGGTCTCCTTCCTCGGCGGGCTGCAGACCATCCCCAAGGAGCTCTACGAGGCCGCCGAGATGGACGGCGCCACCGCCTGGCAGCGCTTCCGGATGGTCACCATGCCGGGACTGCGGCCGGTGATGATGACCGTGACGCTGCTCGGCGTGATCTGGACCTTCAACAAGTTCGACGTCATCTTCCTGGTCACCGGCGGGGGACCGGCCGGGTCCACCGACATCCTGGTCACCCACGCCTACCAGATCGCGTTCGCGAACATCCGGCAGTACGCCGAGGCCGCCTCCTACGGCGTGGTGATCCTGTCGATGCTGCTCGTGTTCGCCACCGTCTACCGCCGCTCGCAGGCCAAGCTGGAGGTGCAGGCATGA
- a CDS encoding LacI family DNA-binding transcriptional regulator: MGAMTDNAALPSTARLADIAAQAKVSEATVSRVLNGKPGVAAATRQAVLAALDVMGYERPTRLRQRTAALIGLIIPELDNPIFPAMAQAVERALTHHGYTPVLATVSPGGATEDDLVELLIEHGVAGIVFASGLHADTTASRDRYHRLSDRGVPFVLINGFAEGIAAPFISPDDALAARLSVNHLADLGHERIGLAVGPKRYVPVIRKIEGFTAALRDTLGVSNPEEFVEYSLYGFEGGRAAAAKLLDKGCTGIVCASDMMALGAIAEVRARGMAVPGDISVVGYDDSPLIPYTDPPLTTVRQPVAAMGAAAVRALLEEVGGGHAPHTEFVFAPELVVRGSTGSGPRVRR; the protein is encoded by the coding sequence ATGGGCGCCATGACGGACAACGCCGCACTGCCTTCCACCGCACGACTCGCGGACATCGCCGCGCAGGCGAAGGTGAGCGAGGCGACGGTGAGCCGCGTGCTGAACGGCAAACCGGGGGTGGCCGCGGCCACCCGGCAGGCGGTGTTGGCGGCGCTGGACGTCATGGGCTACGAGCGGCCGACCCGGCTGCGCCAGCGGACCGCGGCGCTCATCGGGCTGATCATCCCGGAGCTGGACAACCCCATCTTCCCGGCGATGGCCCAGGCCGTGGAGCGGGCCCTGACCCACCACGGCTACACGCCGGTGCTGGCGACGGTCTCGCCCGGCGGCGCCACCGAGGACGACCTGGTGGAGCTCTTGATCGAGCACGGCGTGGCCGGCATCGTGTTCGCCTCCGGCCTGCACGCCGACACCACCGCCTCGCGCGACCGGTACCACCGGCTGTCGGACCGGGGCGTGCCGTTCGTCCTGATCAACGGATTCGCCGAGGGCATCGCGGCGCCCTTCATCTCCCCGGACGACGCCCTGGCGGCCCGGCTGTCGGTGAACCACCTGGCCGACCTGGGCCACGAGCGCATCGGCCTGGCGGTCGGCCCGAAGCGCTACGTCCCGGTGATCCGCAAGATAGAGGGATTCACGGCGGCGCTGCGCGACACGCTGGGGGTTTCGAACCCCGAGGAGTTCGTGGAGTACTCGCTGTACGGCTTCGAGGGCGGCCGCGCGGCGGCGGCGAAGCTGCTGGACAAGGGCTGCACCGGGATCGTCTGCGCCTCGGACATGATGGCCCTCGGCGCCATCGCCGAGGTGCGCGCCCGCGGCATGGCCGTCCCCGGCGACATCTCGGTGGTCGGGTACGACGACTCGCCGCTGATCCCGTACACCGACCCACCGCTGACCACGGTGCGCCAGCCGGTCGCCGCCATGGGCGCGGCCGCGGTGCGGGCGCTGCTGGAGGAGGTCGGCGGCGGCCACGCGCCGCACACGGAGTTCGTGTTCGCGCCGGAGTTGGTGGTGCGCGGATCGACGGGGTCGGGGCCGCGGGTGCGGCGGTAG
- a CDS encoding glycoside hydrolase family 13 protein, producing the protein MTTETLAVEAGRPAESGARRTDWWRDAVIYQVYIRSFADSNGDGVGDLPGIRSRLPYLADLGVDALWITPFFSSPMADFGYDVADYRAVDPVFGNLGDFKDLLTDAHARGLRIIVDLVPNHTSDRHAWFVEALAAPEGSAARDRYIFREGRGEHGELPPNDWESVFGGPAWTRTVNPDGTPGQWYLHLFAPAQPDLNWDLDEVRSEFLDVLRFWLDLGVDGFRIDVAHGMVKAPGLPDVGHADHVEMIGNAVLPFFDQDGVHEIYRSWRLLLDSYDGERIGVAEAWAPTPERLANYVRPDELHQAFNFDFLGRPFEAASLRTAIDHSLATAGSVGAPSTWVLSNHDMKRHVTRYGGGAVGLARARAAALLILALPGSAYMYQGEELGLPEVLDIPVEFLVDPQGIQSGDPSKGRDGCRVPLPWTGEAPTYGFGPRGSTASWLPAPASWGELSAEAESGDPASMLELYRSALELRRRLPELGAETDDTTLVWLPAPDGVLMFRRGDGFVCTVNTGSVPATLPVPGTLLLASTEVPAAAGSTTLPADSAAWWRI; encoded by the coding sequence ATGACAACCGAGACACTCGCCGTCGAAGCCGGCAGGCCGGCCGAATCCGGCGCCCGGCGCACGGACTGGTGGCGCGACGCGGTGATCTACCAGGTCTACATCCGCTCGTTCGCCGACTCCAACGGGGACGGGGTCGGCGACCTGCCGGGCATCCGCTCCCGGCTGCCGTACCTGGCCGACCTCGGCGTGGACGCGCTGTGGATCACGCCGTTCTTCTCCTCGCCGATGGCCGACTTCGGGTACGACGTCGCCGACTACCGCGCCGTGGACCCGGTCTTCGGGAACCTGGGCGACTTCAAGGACCTGCTGACCGACGCGCACGCCCGGGGCCTGCGCATCATCGTCGACCTGGTCCCCAACCACACCTCGGACCGGCACGCCTGGTTCGTGGAAGCACTGGCGGCGCCGGAGGGGAGCGCCGCCCGCGACCGCTACATCTTCCGCGAGGGCCGCGGCGAGCACGGCGAACTCCCGCCGAACGACTGGGAGTCGGTCTTCGGCGGCCCGGCCTGGACCCGGACCGTGAACCCCGACGGCACGCCGGGCCAGTGGTACCTGCACCTGTTCGCCCCCGCGCAGCCGGACCTGAACTGGGACCTGGACGAGGTGCGCTCGGAGTTCCTGGACGTCCTGCGCTTCTGGCTGGACCTGGGCGTCGACGGCTTCCGCATCGACGTCGCGCACGGCATGGTCAAGGCGCCGGGCCTGCCGGACGTCGGGCACGCCGACCACGTCGAGATGATCGGCAACGCGGTCCTGCCGTTCTTCGACCAGGACGGCGTGCACGAGATCTACCGCTCCTGGCGGCTGCTGCTGGACTCCTACGACGGCGAGCGCATCGGCGTGGCCGAGGCGTGGGCCCCGACCCCGGAGCGGCTGGCGAACTACGTCCGGCCGGACGAGCTGCACCAGGCCTTCAACTTCGACTTCCTGGGCCGGCCCTTCGAGGCCGCCTCCCTGCGGACCGCCATCGACCACTCGCTGGCCACCGCCGGCTCGGTCGGCGCGCCCTCGACGTGGGTGTTGTCGAACCATGACATGAAGCGGCACGTCACCCGCTATGGCGGCGGCGCCGTGGGCCTGGCGCGGGCCCGGGCCGCGGCGCTGCTGATTCTGGCGCTGCCGGGATCGGCGTACATGTACCAGGGCGAGGAGCTCGGGCTGCCGGAGGTGCTCGACATCCCGGTCGAGTTCCTGGTGGACCCGCAGGGCATCCAGTCCGGCGACCCCTCGAAGGGCCGGGACGGCTGCCGCGTGCCGCTGCCGTGGACCGGCGAGGCGCCGACCTACGGCTTCGGGCCCCGGGGCTCGACGGCCTCGTGGCTGCCGGCGCCGGCGTCCTGGGGCGAGCTGTCCGCCGAAGCAGAGTCCGGCGATCCCGCCTCGATGCTGGAGCTGTACCGCTCGGCGCTCGAGCTGCGCCGCCGGCTGCCGGAGCTCGGGGCCGAGACCGACGACACGACCCTGGTGTGGCTGCCCGCGCCCGACGGCGTGCTGATGTTCCGGCGCGGAGACGGGTTCGTCTGCACGGTGAACACCGGATCCGTGCCGGCGACGCTGCCCGTTCCGGGCACGTTGCTCCTGGCTTCCACCGAAGTGCCGGCCGCCGCCGGCAGCACGACATTGCCCGCCGACTCGGCCGCCTGGTGGCGGATCTAG